ACACCATCCCCACGCCGCGCTCGGCGGGCGGCACGTCGTTCATACGCTTGCCGCCGATATGCAAATCGCCGCTGGTGATGGTCTCAAGCCCGGCAATCATACGCAGCAGCGTTGATTTCCCGCAGCCCGACGGCCCGACAAATACGACAAACTCGCCTTCGGTAATGTCGAGGTTGATATCTTTCGACACCACAACGTCGCCCCAGGCTTTTGTTACGTTGCGAAGCTGAACGCCTGCCATTCCCTTCTCCCTTGTTTACTTCACCCGATTTCACGGGAAAAACACGTTGACGGCACTATGCCCCTCAGGCGAGGGCGAGCCATCCTCCACCCTTGCCTTTTTTATGGGGGAGGAGACGGGAGGATGAGGGGGTGGCGGCTGTCCTGCGGCCGGGCGGCCCGCGGCGATTTTCGTGATGTAAGCGGCAAAAAACGCAGCGGTTTTCTGTGCGCAGGGCCACAGAAAATCCACTTATGTTATGCAGATCACACTACGAAGCGGTGGGGCGTAGAGGAAAGGAGGATGAGAAGCGCTTGCCAGATGCCCAGACTGTTACACGTAAAGCCAATACGTGTATCCACGCGCAAACCACTAAAAGGATAGGAGTTATGAAAATTAAAAGCGGCGTACGCCTCCTCGCTCTCTCAGCGCTGACGACGGCGCTCTTTTCTGCCTCTGCTCTGGCCAAGATTGAAGAAGGTAAGCTGGTTATCTGGATCAACGGCGACAAAGGCTATAACGGCCTGGCCGAAGTGGGTAAGAAGTTTGAACAGGACACCGGCATTAAAGTCACCGTTGAACATCCGGACAAACTGGAAGAGAAATATCCGCAGGTTGCCGCAACCGGCGACGGCCCGGACATTATCTTCTGGGCGCACGACCGTTTTGGCGGCTACGCGCAGTCTGGCCTGCTGGCGGAAATCACGCCGGAGAAAGCCCTCCAGGACAAGATTTACCCGTTCACCTGGGACGCGGTGCGCTATAACGGCAAAATCATTGCTTATCCGGTTGCCGTGGAATCCCTGTCGCTGATTTACAACAAAGATCTCGTGCCGAATCCGCCGAAAACCTGGGAAGAGATCCCGAAACTCGATAAAGAACTGAAGGCGAAAGGCAAGAGCGCGCTGATGTTCAACCTGCAGGAGCCGTACTTCACGTGGCCGATTATTGCCGCTGACGGCGGTTACGCCTTTAAGTTTGAAAACGGCAAATATGACGTGAAAAACGTCGGCGTCGATACCGCAGGCGCCAAAGCGGGCCTGAATTTCCTGGTCCAGCTTATCAAAGATAAACACATGAACGCCGACACCGACTATTCCATCGCGGAAGCGGCGTTTAACAAAGGCGAAACCGCCATGACCATTAACGGTCCGTGGGCGTGGGCCAACATCGATAAGAGCAAAGTCAATTACGGCGTGGCGCAGCTGCCGACCTTTAAAGGCAAACCGTCTAAACCGTTCGTCGGCGTGCTGAGCGCGGGTATCAACGCCGCCAGTCCGAACAAAGAGCTGGCCAAAGAGTTCCTGGAAAACTACCTGCTGACCGATCAGGGTCTGGAAGCGGTAAACAAAGACAAGCCGCTGGGTGCCGTCGCGCTGAAATCTTATCAGGAGAAGCTGGAGAAAGATCCGCGCATCGCCGCCACCATGGCGAACGCGAAAACTGGCGAAATCATGCCTAACGTGCCGCAAATGTCCGCGTTCTGGTATGCCGTACGTACCGCCGTGGTCAACGCCGTCACCGGTCGTCAGACCGTGGACGCCGCGCTGAAAGACGCGCAGGGCCGTATCGCGAAGTAACGGTCGTGGAAAATGGCGGGTGCGCTTTGCTTACCCGCCCTACAAAACCATTCTCAGAGATTTACGGTGGGTAAGCGACGCGCACCCGCGAACACCCTGTAGGGTGGGTAAGCGACGCGCACCCGCCACACCCTGTAAAGAGTTGCACCGTGGCGCGGCCACACCCACGTTTTCATCGTTGTTGAGGATTATCCCCATGGATGTCATTAAAAAGAAACACTGGTGGCAAAGCGACGCGCTGAAATGGTCGGCGATAGGTCTGCTGGGCATACTGGTGGGTTACCTTGTTGTTTTAATGTACGCACAGGGGGAATACCTGTTCGCCATCATGACGCTGATTTTAAGCTCGGCTGGCCTCTATATTTTCGCGAACCGCCGCGCCTACGCGTGGCGCTATGTTTACCCGGGGCTGGCAGGTATGGGGCTGTTCGTGCTCTTTCCGCTGGCCTGTACCATCGCTATCGCCTTTACCAACTACAGCAGCACCAACCAGCTCACGCAGGAGCGCGCGCGTCAGGTGCTGATGGACCGTAAATACCAGGCGGGCGAAAGCTATGCCTTTGGCCTGTATCCCTCAGGCGAGCGGTGGCGCCTGGCCCTCACGGACGGCGCCAGCGGCAAATATTATGTTTCTGAACCGTTTAAATTTGGCGGCGAGCAGAAACTGAAGCTTTCCGCCGCGCCAGCCCTGCCGGAAGGCGAACGCGCCAGCCTGCGCGTCATCACGCAAAATCGCCAGGCGCTGAACCAGATCACCGCCGAACTGCCGGACGAAAGCCAGCTGGTGATGAGCTCGCTGCGCCAGTTCTCCGGCACCCGTCCGCTCTATGCGCTCGCCAATGACGGCACGCTCACCAACAACCAGAGCGGCGTGAAATACCGCCCGAATAACGATATCGGCTTTTATCAGGCGGTGAGCGCTGACGGCCAGTGGGGCGATGAGAAGCTGAGCCCCGGTTATACCGTGACGATCGGCTGGGATAACTTCCTGCGCGTCTTCGTCGATGAAGGCATTCAGAAACCGTTTATGGCGATCTTCGTCTGGACGGTCGTCTTCGCGGCGCTGACCGTCGTGCTGACCGTGGCGGTCGGCATGGTGCTGGCGTGCCTGGTGCAGTGGGAATCGCTGAGGGGCAAAGCTATCTACCGCGTGCTGCTCATTCTGCCGTATGCGGTGCCGTCGTTTATTTCCATTCTGATTTTCAAAGGGTTGTTCAACCAGAGCTTTGGTGAGATCAACATGATGCTGAGCGCGCTGTTTGGCATCAAACCGGCGTGGTTTACCGACCCGACCACGGCGCGCACCATGATCATTATCGTCAACACCTGGCTTGGCTACCCGTACATGATGATCCTCTGCATGGGGCTGCTGAAGGCTATCCCGGACGATCTGTATGAGGCTTCCGCGATGGACGGCGCAGGCCCGTTCCAGAACTTCTTTAAAATCACGTTCCCGCTGCTGATAAAGCCGCTGACGCCGCTGATGATCGCAAGCTTCGCGTTTAACTTTAATAACTTCGTGCTGATCCTGCTGTTAACCAACGGCGGCCCGGATCGCATCGGCACCACGACGCCTGCGGGCTATACCGACTTGCTCGTGAGCTACACCTGGCGTATCGCCTTTGAAGGCGGCGGCGGTCAGGACTTTGGCCTCGCGGCGGCTATCGCCACGCTTATCTTCCTGCTGGTGGGCGCGCTGGCGGTCGTGAACCTCAAAGCCACGCGCATTAAGTTTGACTAAGGAGATCCCACATGGCTATGGTGCAACCCAAATCGCAAAAGCTGCGTCTGCTGGCGACTCACCTGCTGCTGCTGGCGTTTATCGCCGCCATTATGTTCCCGCTGTTGATGGTCGTGGCGATTTCGCTGCGCCCCGGCAACTTCGCGACCGGTAGCCTCATCCCGGATCAAATCTCCTGGGAGCACTGGCGGCTGGCGCTCGGTTTCAGCGTGGAGCATGCCGATGGCCGCGTCACGCCGCCGCCGTTCCCGGTGCTGCTGTGGCTGTGGAACTCAGTGAAAATCGCGGGCATTACCGCGGCAGGCATTGTGGCGCTCTCCACCACCTGCGCCTATGCCTTCGCCCGCATGCGTTTCCCGGGTAAAGGCGCGCTGCTGAAAGGCATGCTGATTTTCCAGATGTTCCCGGCGGTGCTGTCGCTGGTGGCGCTCTACGCCCTGTTTGACAGGCTCGGTCAGTACATTCCGTTTATCGGGCTTAATACCCACGGCGGCGTGATCTTCGCGTATCTGGGCGGTATCGCGCTGCATGTCTGGACCATCAAAGGCTATTTCGAAACCATCGACGGGTCGCTTGAAGAAGCGGCGGCGCTGGATGGCGCGACGCCGTGGCAGGCGTTCCGGCTGGTGCTGCTGCCGCTGTCGGTGCCGATCCTGGCGGTGGTCTTTATTCTTTCGTTTATCGGCGCGATTACCGAAGTGCCGGTCGCCTCGCTGCTGCTGCGCGATGTCGACAGCTACACCCTGGCGGTGGGCATGCAGCAATATCTCAACCCGCAAAACTACCTGTGGGGCGATTTCGCGGCGGCGGCCGTGTTGTCAGCCATCCCAATCACCGTGGTCTTCCTGCTGGCACAGCGCTGGCTGGTGAGCGGCCTCACGGCGGGGGGCGTCAAAGGTTAAGTCTCTTCATCGTTATTTTGCCACTGTAGTCCCATTGTATCCCTGACTGTAAGTCTGTTTTGGCGGCCCCGTGCCGCCTTTTTTTATGCGTGTTTCCCCTGCGCGGCGGTTAAAAACATGGCGAGCGTCTATAGTTAAAGGTTCAGGTTTTGCCCGGCCCGCGAGAGGCTGTGCACTGTAAAGTTTACTGATAACAGGGAAAGAAAATGAAAATAGCCTGCCTGCATACGGCGCAAAGCAACGTGGCGGTTTTTGATGAGGCAGCCCGCGCGCTGAATCTTCCGCAAGACGCCTTAACCCATAAAGTGATGCCGCACCTGCTTGAACAGGCGCAAGCCGCAGGCGGCGTCACGCCCGAGATTGAAAAAGAGACGATAGCGGCGCTCGCGGATCTGCGCACTGATGCCGACGTGGTGCTGCTTACCTGCTCGACGCTGGGCTCCGCCGCCGATTTCCTGGCGCAGGATCCGGGCATTATGCGTGTCGACCGCGCGCTGGCGCAGGCGGCAGCGACCGCCGGGCAGCCCGTTGTGGTGCTCTGCGCCGCGCCGACCACGCTGCACCCCACCGCCGCGCTGTTTCGCGCCACGCTCGCCCCCATCACGCCGCTTGGGGTTGAGATTGTCCCCGATGCCTGGGCGCTGTTTCAGAGCGGTCAGCACGACGCCTTTCACCAGCGCATCGCCCAGGCCGCTGAGCAGGCGTTCGCGCGCAGCGCAGGCTGCGTGGCGCTGGCGCAGGCCTCTATGGCGGGCGCGGAGCGTTATTTCAGCCATCCCAAACTGCTCACCAGCCCACGCGCCGCGCTGGCGCAGATTGCGGCGCGCATTGAGCGGGAGCGCGCATAATGACGACACCCGTGCCTGAACTGCGTGAAGTGGCCGTGCGCGATGTGACCGTCGGGCGCGACGTGGTGATTTATCAGCCCGCCAACGTGTATGGCTGCGAGCTGGGCGATGAGGTGTTTATCGGCCCGTTTGTGGAGATCCAGCGCCATTCCCGCATCGGGCGCGGCACGCGCGTGCAGTCGCATACGTTTATTTGCGAGTACGTGACCATCGGCGAAGATTGTTTTATCGGCCACGGGGTGATGTTCGCCAACGATATGTTTCGCGACGGCAAGCCGGACCCGAACAGCGAGAATTGGGGGCGGATTGTGATTGGTAATGGCGTGTCGATTGGCAGCAACGCGACCATTCTCGCGGTGTCGATTTGCGATGGCGCGGTGATTGGCGCAGGCAGCGTGGTGACAAAGTCGATTACTGAAAAAGGGGTGTACGCCGGTAACCCGGTGCGGTTGTTGCGGCGATTGTAGTCATATTGCGTGGCGGGTGCGCTACGCTTACCCGCCCTACAACATCTCACCGTCCCACATGGACCATCCGTAGGGTGGGTAAGCGAAGCGCACCCACCGTTGAACATGGGCCGTCCGTAGGGTGGGTAAGCGCAGCGCACCCACCGTTGAACATGGGCCGTCCGTAGGGTGGGTAAGCGCAGCGCACCCACCATCCCACATAAGCCACCCACCGCTTCGTAAACCTGAACCACCGCCCTATTACCGGAAGTTCAGGCTCTTATCGCTGGTCATGCTGTAGAGATCAAACTTACGGCCCAGCATCTGACCGCCGTCACGGGTGAGCGGCGTCCAGCCGATCGCGGCCCGGCTGCGGGTCGGGCTGGTGGTGAAGAGATCAAACGGCACCGACACATAGACGCCTTTGGTGAAATCGCCCTCGCCATACTCTTCCGGCGAGACGTTCGTGATAGTCGCGTACGCGCCCACCACAATCCCGCTGTCGAAGTGTTTCGAGACTTCCAGCGTGCCGCCCTTATCGCCTGCCAGATACTGGCCGACGCTCGCTTTAATCAGCACATCCTGCGCAAACGGCGGCGTCCAGTACGCGGTCAGGTGACCGGTTTTCACGCTGTAGTCGGTGAATTTCATCATGTTCTGCGGGCTGGTCCAGTCACGCTGTTTCACGTAGTTGCCATTGACCCCAAACGCCCAGTTGCTGTCCACCGGACGCCACAGCACTTCCGCGCCGGCACCGGCATACATGGTTTCCAGATAGCCCGCGTAGACCTGTCCGTAGAAATCGCCGCCCAGATGTTGGAAGTAGTTCGCCTGCAGGTTGTTAACGTAATAGTTGTTCTCAACATATTCGCGCACGCGGGTACGCACGCGCGGCAGCGGCGAACGATCTTTCGGGTCGGTGTAGCTGAACTTGTCGTAATTGTTCGCTAGGTTCACAAACACGCTGCCGGAGGTTAGCAGGTGGTCGGTCATCCACCAGTCGGCGGTGCCCATCAGGCCCAGCTGATACATGTAGAAGTTTTCCGGGCCGCCGATGGACTGGTTCAGCACCGGGTTGATCGCGACATTAAAGCGCGATTTCTCGATATACCAGCCCTGCTCCGGGTTCTCCGCCTCGACCGGCGTCATGCGCTGCTGCGCCAGCGGCGTCTCATGGCCGAGCGGTTCGCCTTCCAGATGACGCTTCAGGCTCGCCACGTCGGTTTCCGTGGTGACCTGCGGCATATTGAGCCGCGTTTCGGTCACGCGGATGCGGTTCACGCCTTCCGGCAGGTCATTCATGATAATGCGGTTGGCGCGCTCGATCCCTTCGCGCGAATCACGGTATTTATACTGCTCGCCCGTCACGTAGAGCGTGTCGCCCTTCACCTGAATCTGCGGGTCGTTAAGACCGGCGTTGTATTTCAGCGAAGTAAGCTGGTTCGCCACCACGCTGTGCTGCAACATCGCGTCCTGCGGCTGCGGATCATACTCAGGGCGGCGGTTATCGTTATAGGACGGGCGCAGATCGTTAAAGTTGGTGCGCAGCGTAAAGCCGAACATCACCGTGTTGCCGCGCTCGTAGCTCAGGTTAACGTCCGCCCAGTCGGCGACGCGATAAATCGCGCCCACGTTGAATTTGCTTTTCTGATCGATTTTGCCCGCGAAGTCCTGGGTGTAGTTGTTGCCTTCATACTCCAGCTTCAGGCGCAGCGGCTGCCACGGCGTCTGGTATTCGATACCGCCGAAAATCGCCGCCGGGCCGTGGAACATGGTGCTGCCGTCAATCGAGCCCGCGCGCTGGTAGCTCGGATCGCGGTAGCAGAATTTATCGTCGTACTGGCAGAACGGGTTTTTCACGTTGCCGTTCGTTCCCAGATAACCCCAGCCCAGGCCGAGCGAGAAATCAAACGGGCCCCAGGCTTTGCTGGCGACAAGGTATTCGGCGTCAAACAGCCCCGTACCGCCGATATCGCGCGCGCCCACCGCCACCTGCGGCAGCCAGTACCCCTCTTCCCACAGGCGCAGCTTGAGATCGAACGCCTTATCTTTGTAGGTCTGATCGCCGGAGAACGCATCCACGTTAGAGTATTCACGGGTACGCACGTCGGTGTAGCGCAGCGTGGTTTCCAGCCACGGGAAGAGCTGAATGGAGGCGGAGTAGTAGCGATACTGATCGTTATCGTGATAGTTAAGACTCAGCTCACCCTCGCGCGCCATGCGCGCCGTCGGCGTCTGCATCAGGCCGACGCCGCCGAAATCTGTCTGCGAAGGGCCCACCGGCGCCGGATACGTTTCGGCATGACAGGCGGAAGCGACCGCCAGCGCCAGCAGGCTGAAATAGTAATGTTTTTTCATTAATCCGGTACCCGATGCGTCAGAGAAGAGATGATTTGCTCGTTCAGCCCGTCA
This DNA window, taken from Cronobacter universalis NCTC 9529, encodes the following:
- the malE gene encoding maltose/maltodextrin ABC transporter substrate-binding protein MalE encodes the protein MKIKSGVRLLALSALTTALFSASALAKIEEGKLVIWINGDKGYNGLAEVGKKFEQDTGIKVTVEHPDKLEEKYPQVAATGDGPDIIFWAHDRFGGYAQSGLLAEITPEKALQDKIYPFTWDAVRYNGKIIAYPVAVESLSLIYNKDLVPNPPKTWEEIPKLDKELKAKGKSALMFNLQEPYFTWPIIAADGGYAFKFENGKYDVKNVGVDTAGAKAGLNFLVQLIKDKHMNADTDYSIAEAAFNKGETAMTINGPWAWANIDKSKVNYGVAQLPTFKGKPSKPFVGVLSAGINAASPNKELAKEFLENYLLTDQGLEAVNKDKPLGAVALKSYQEKLEKDPRIAATMANAKTGEIMPNVPQMSAFWYAVRTAVVNAVTGRQTVDAALKDAQGRIAK
- the malF gene encoding maltose ABC transporter permease MalF produces the protein MDVIKKKHWWQSDALKWSAIGLLGILVGYLVVLMYAQGEYLFAIMTLILSSAGLYIFANRRAYAWRYVYPGLAGMGLFVLFPLACTIAIAFTNYSSTNQLTQERARQVLMDRKYQAGESYAFGLYPSGERWRLALTDGASGKYYVSEPFKFGGEQKLKLSAAPALPEGERASLRVITQNRQALNQITAELPDESQLVMSSLRQFSGTRPLYALANDGTLTNNQSGVKYRPNNDIGFYQAVSADGQWGDEKLSPGYTVTIGWDNFLRVFVDEGIQKPFMAIFVWTVVFAALTVVLTVAVGMVLACLVQWESLRGKAIYRVLLILPYAVPSFISILIFKGLFNQSFGEINMMLSALFGIKPAWFTDPTTARTMIIIVNTWLGYPYMMILCMGLLKAIPDDLYEASAMDGAGPFQNFFKITFPLLIKPLTPLMIASFAFNFNNFVLILLLTNGGPDRIGTTTPAGYTDLLVSYTWRIAFEGGGGQDFGLAAAIATLIFLLVGALAVVNLKATRIKFD
- the malG gene encoding maltose ABC transporter permease MalG, with product MAMVQPKSQKLRLLATHLLLLAFIAAIMFPLLMVVAISLRPGNFATGSLIPDQISWEHWRLALGFSVEHADGRVTPPPFPVLLWLWNSVKIAGITAAGIVALSTTCAYAFARMRFPGKGALLKGMLIFQMFPAVLSLVALYALFDRLGQYIPFIGLNTHGGVIFAYLGGIALHVWTIKGYFETIDGSLEEAAALDGATPWQAFRLVLLPLSVPILAVVFILSFIGAITEVPVASLLLRDVDSYTLAVGMQQYLNPQNYLWGDFAAAAVLSAIPITVVFLLAQRWLVSGLTAGGVKG
- a CDS encoding acyltransferase; the encoded protein is MTTPVPELREVAVRDVTVGRDVVIYQPANVYGCELGDEVFIGPFVEIQRHSRIGRGTRVQSHTFICEYVTIGEDCFIGHGVMFANDMFRDGKPDPNSENWGRIVIGNGVSIGSNATILAVSICDGAVIGAGSVVTKSITEKGVYAGNPVRLLRRL
- a CDS encoding YjbH domain-containing protein, whose translation is MKKHYYFSLLALAVASACHAETYPAPVGPSQTDFGGVGLMQTPTARMAREGELSLNYHDNDQYRYYSASIQLFPWLETTLRYTDVRTREYSNVDAFSGDQTYKDKAFDLKLRLWEEGYWLPQVAVGARDIGGTGLFDAEYLVASKAWGPFDFSLGLGWGYLGTNGNVKNPFCQYDDKFCYRDPSYQRAGSIDGSTMFHGPAAIFGGIEYQTPWQPLRLKLEYEGNNYTQDFAGKIDQKSKFNVGAIYRVADWADVNLSYERGNTVMFGFTLRTNFNDLRPSYNDNRRPEYDPQPQDAMLQHSVVANQLTSLKYNAGLNDPQIQVKGDTLYVTGEQYKYRDSREGIERANRIIMNDLPEGVNRIRVTETRLNMPQVTTETDVASLKRHLEGEPLGHETPLAQQRMTPVEAENPEQGWYIEKSRFNVAINPVLNQSIGGPENFYMYQLGLMGTADWWMTDHLLTSGSVFVNLANNYDKFSYTDPKDRSPLPRVRTRVREYVENNYYVNNLQANYFQHLGGDFYGQVYAGYLETMYAGAGAEVLWRPVDSNWAFGVNGNYVKQRDWTSPQNMMKFTDYSVKTGHLTAYWTPPFAQDVLIKASVGQYLAGDKGGTLEVSKHFDSGIVVGAYATITNVSPEEYGEGDFTKGVYVSVPFDLFTTSPTRSRAAIGWTPLTRDGGQMLGRKFDLYSMTSDKSLNFR